A genomic stretch from Candidatus Limnocylindrales bacterium includes:
- a CDS encoding response regulator — protein sequence MDTVRVLLVDDDPDYPVLLRDLLSDIVDCKYEIDWASSYRTACEHIRRNTYDAYLVDYRLGEHTGLDLLRNELERGRLGPVIVLTGQATRELDLEAMQAGAADFLIKGAFRAADLERCIRYAIVRHQEKSAPAKATGGPSSRRMVCFLGAKGGVGTTTVAVNVAAALARSGKPTLALDLHPGFGTLALHLKASVRQDLGDLMRHAPEEINEVSMRHAVTSHAGGLDLVAAPQHAHKYRTITPEAARAIVDTAYHMSAFSVVDLPSDGSLANREAMWRSAFVGLVVEREPASLVAAERMLELLGSWGIRKAVGLVIVDRGSGYTLPVSAVAQKLERQVYGIVPPAREALEEAAHRPAPLVTANPNHEAARAMAALADRLAGDVLRPIAV from the coding sequence TTGGATACCGTTCGCGTTCTTCTGGTCGACGATGATCCGGACTACCCGGTTCTGCTGCGCGATCTCCTGTCCGACATCGTCGACTGCAAGTACGAGATCGACTGGGCCTCCAGCTATCGCACGGCCTGCGAGCACATCCGCAGGAACACCTACGACGCCTACCTCGTCGACTACCGCCTCGGCGAGCACACCGGCCTCGATCTGCTGCGCAACGAGCTCGAGCGCGGCCGGCTGGGCCCCGTCATCGTCCTGACCGGCCAGGCCACGCGCGAGCTGGACCTGGAGGCGATGCAGGCGGGCGCGGCCGATTTCCTGATCAAGGGTGCCTTCCGCGCCGCCGACCTCGAGCGATGCATCCGCTATGCGATCGTCCGTCATCAGGAAAAGTCGGCGCCGGCCAAGGCCACGGGCGGCCCTTCGTCGCGGCGCATGGTCTGCTTCCTGGGCGCCAAGGGCGGGGTCGGGACGACCACTGTGGCCGTCAACGTGGCTGCCGCTCTGGCTCGCAGCGGCAAGCCGACGCTGGCCCTCGACCTGCATCCGGGGTTCGGCACGCTGGCGCTGCACCTGAAGGCAAGCGTACGCCAGGACCTCGGCGACCTGATGCGGCACGCCCCGGAGGAGATCAACGAGGTGTCCATGCGACACGCCGTCACCAGCCATGCCGGCGGCCTGGACCTGGTTGCCGCCCCGCAGCACGCACACAAGTACCGGACGATCACGCCCGAAGCCGCGCGCGCCATCGTCGACACGGCCTACCATATGAGCGCGTTCTCGGTGGTCGACCTGCCGAGCGACGGCTCGCTGGCCAATCGTGAAGCCATGTGGCGCTCGGCATTCGTCGGCCTCGTCGTCGAGCGCGAGCCGGCTTCGCTGGTGGCGGCCGAACGCATGCTCGAGCTGCTCGGAAGCTGGGGCATCCGCAAGGCGGTGGGCCTGGTGATCGTCGACCGCGGCAGCGGCTACACGCTGCCGGTCTCGGCAGTGGCGCAGAAGCTGGAGCGGCAGGTGTACGGCATCGTTCCTCCGGCGCGCGAGGCTCTCGAGGAGGCGGCGCACCGGCCGGCGCCGCTGGTCACCGCCAACCCCAACCACGAGGCCGCTCGCGCGATGGCCGCGCTCGCCGATCGCCTGGCCGGCGACGTGCTGCGTCCCATCGCCGTCTGA